The Siansivirga zeaxanthinifaciens CC-SAMT-1 region GTAAATTGTAATACATTAAAGAAGAGGTTGTCTATAAATTTCAATTTCTGTCATTCTGAACTTGTTTCAAAATTTTAAAATATTGTTAATCAATGATTTTAGAAGCTGAGAAATTCCGACAGATCGGAACAGCTTGACAAAGCAACGACTTTTAGGAAAGCCTCTTTTTTAAAAAAAGTAAGATAAGCAAAACTTCTTTAATTAAATCAATCATTCTTTTTTCCTGCTTTCAAATAACTATTAACAAACATAAATCATGAGTTATAACATTAAAACCCTAGACAAACTTTCACCAAGTCAAATATATGAATTAAAAAAAGGTGTCATTGAAGTTACCGGAAAGGCTATGAATAGAACAGCACTGGGAGTCGTTGATGCTATTTTTACTTTATATCCAAGCACAACGTTTGAGGAATTAAAAACAATGCTTCCTGACTCAATAAATCCAGCAGCTCCAAAAAATTATAAATCACTCTTTAAACCATACACAGACCGATTATATGGAGTTGTACAATCGGGAGATATTAGACGTGAATGCGAAGCTGCAGGATTAGACGTTGCAGCCTCTCACTTTACAGAACATAATGAAATATTTCGTACCTCTGATGGTGTAGAAGTCTTGGTGTCTAAGTCTTGGGAATCTGTAGATACAGTAACAGGAGAAAATGATTTACAGAATTTAATAAATCATATCTCTCAATATGGAATTTTAGTTACAAAAGTAGAAAAAAAAGAAGCTTTTAATAAAGGAACTTATGATATTAAAGTCATTAACCCTACATTACTTGGAATCATTCAAAACCCTCCAAAGAAAAAAAATTATTGGTTACTATTATTAGTCCTCATCATAGTTTTGGCGGGCATATTATATTTTTTTTTTTTTGTAACAATAAAGAAATTATAACTGAACCTGAAATTAAAGAATTTACAATAAAGGAAACCAAGCAATCGCCTATCACAGAAATAATAACAGATATTAAGTCTGGCATTAACACAGAGGGAAAATCTTTAAACTTTCATGAAATACTTTTCGAATATAACAGTGATAAAATTGTAGAAGAATCTAACACCTATTTAAACGAAATACTAAAAGCTATGCAAGACATTACTGCGCTTTCTATTCAAATAGTAGGGCACACAAGTAACGAAGGCAATGATGAATATAACGAAGCACTTTCTTTAAAACGTGCACAAGCTGTTAAAAACTATCTCATCAAAAACGGTATTAATGCCAAACGTTTATCAGTAATTGGCAAAGGAAGTAAAAATCCAATTACAAACAATAATACAGAAGAAGGCAAAAAATTAAACCGAAGAATAGAGGTTGTCATTTTAGATGACGGTATTAATTAAAAAAATGAAATATGAGTTATAGTAAAATAGCCTTACTTGGTATTGAGGCCGGAATGAAATTATTTGATAATTATCAAAAAGTCTCAATAGCTAAACAAGACGAAGTATTAAAAGACAACAAAGTAAGTATTGAAGAATATAAAAGTCTAGTTTCAGAATTAGAAGAGCATCAAGCGATGATTAAAAATTTAATATCAGACACTGAACTAGACTGTTAATTTAAAAAAACTGAAGAAATATTTGTCTCAATAATTAAAATAATTATGATAGATATGGAGCATGATTATAAAGAAGTATTTGAAAATTTAAACTTATTTATTGATAGTGAAAAATTCATTAAAGGTCATTAAGCTGCTTTAGAAAAACGAAAAGAACGCCTAAATAAAGAATATGAATTGGAGATAAAAGAATATGATGAAGAACTAAAAAAATACCAAACTGAGTTAGAAAATCATAAGTCTAAATCTTTTCTAAAAAAAATGACTCAGTCTTTTAAAACTGAACTACCAATAAAACCAAAGAAACGAGAATAATAATTCATTAAAATATTCAAATTAACAAATACAATAAAATATGGGACTATTAAACAATATCAAAGACCGATTTAAAAACGCAGAATTTAGCGTAGCACCCAATAAAAAATTAAAAACAATTTCAAAAGATTTTAAAGACGCTTTTCATCTTTCATTAGTTTTTTACAAAGGTAACATGATAGCTGAAGATACTTTAACGCTAGCTGCATTAAATAAAAAAACATCAAAAGATGTTAATGCAAACTCAAAAGAAGATTTAAAAATAAAGGCTAGTATGAAGGTTGGATTCGTTGAAGATTTATTTGAAGAAAAATTTGGTGTAAAAGTTCAGATTAAAGATAGGAGCGCAAAAAATCTTATAGATAATGACTTAACACTAGGTAACGCATCAAGACAGTAAAATGTATTGCAATAATTGTGGAAATAAATCTAACGGTAAAATTAATTTTTGTCCACAGTGTGGTCAAAAATTAATTCACCAAAATTATAGTAGTCCTAAAATAAATGCTGTTTTCTCATCTAGTCTTTTAGTAGGAGGTAATATTTTAACACCAGACAAATTAATTCTAGATGATAGTGGAGTTGTATATGAAAGGCGAAATAAATATTTAATTGGTGTTGACCGCTCTTTTTTATCGTATGACAATATTTCTTATGTTAAAATTGACAGAAGATTAGTGAGCTCTAATATTATTATTTCAAGTAGAGGGACAGATAGCATTATTGCAAAGGATTTTTTTATTTCAGACGCAAAAAAAATTGAAGCTATTATAAAATCTAAACTTCAGAGATAAAAATTAATTTTATGGGTACACCAGAACAACGCAAAAGAGTTGCTGAAGCTAAAAAAAAGGAACGTGAACGTGCAGCGGCTGAAAGAAAAAGAATTGCAGAAGCGAAAAAAAAGGAACGTGAACGTGCAACTGCTGAAAGAAAAAGAATTGCTGAAACTAAAAAAAAGGAACGTGAACGTGCAACTGCTGAAAGAAAAAGAATTGCCGAAGCTAAAAAAAAGGAACGTGAACGTGCAGCAGCTGAAAGAAAAAGAATTGCTGAGGCTAAAAAAAGAAAATAGAAAAAAATGATAATAAGACTTTTAAGTATGTACAAACAATTATAGCCATATCGGTAAGTATACTTATCGCTTATGGCTTGTATAGTTTTAACGAAAGCGAAAATAAAATATTATTGAGTTTAGGAAGTTTTGTTTTTTTAGCAATAACGTTAGTAGTTACAATTAGTGTTAGTTTTGAACAATCAAGAACAACAACAAATATTAGAGTTGTTTCAGGAATTTTCTTTGCAATTGCTCTATTTAGTAACTTAATTTTCAACTTCTTGATTTTACAGAGCTAAGCTACATAATTACAAATGGAATATTGATTTTGATTTATATTTTGATAACACATTTTATAAATAGTGCGAAACAATAACCAAAACGAGATAATGATTTACTAATGAAGTTATCATTTAAAAAAAGCATAGTAGACAATAGTATTAAAAAAATTTAATCAATATAACTTAATAATTAAAAATGTTTGACAACCTAACAATTTCTAAACTTGGATACTACGTTTATGCCTTAATAAACCCTATCAATAATAAACCTTTTTATATTGGTAAAGGAAAAGAGAACAGGGTGTTCTCTCATAAAGAAGAAGTTATTAATTGTTTAAATAACAATGAAAGTTTAAAAAAAGAAGAAATTAAGTTAATTATAGAAAAGGGCTTAGACATTAAACATATAATTATTAGGCATGGTTTAAAAGAGTCTGAATCATTTTTAATAGAATCAACATTAATTGATTTTGTTAATTTTTTTGAAAAAAAACTAACAAATATTGTTTCTGGCCATGACAGTGATTTTTACGGTATCAAAACGTCTAATGAAATTATCAGGCAATACAATGCACCAAAATTAGAGAAATTGCATCATAATGTTATTATAATTAATATTAATAAAAAGTATGCACAATCAAAATTATCTAATGAAACTATTTATGAAGCTACAAAAGAAGCTTGGGTTGTTAGTAAAACAAAAAGAGACATTGTAGAATATGCATTATCTGAATATCAGGGAATAATAATTGGTGTTTATAAAATAAAGAATTGGTATTCAATTACTACTAACAATAACAAATCCAATAATCGATGGGGATTTAATGGGGAAACTGCATTAAATGAAATTTCAGAGTTATATATAAACAAATCAATAATGCATGTAAAAAAACAAGGAGCAGCAAATCCTATCAGATATAAATTATAAGGATAAATACTTAAAAAGTAAAGAGAGTATATTAAACTTAAATTTATACTAATTAAAAATATGAGTATCACTGTAATTATAAAAACCAGAAAAATGATTAATACAAATTTTATAAAAGATATCATTATTAAAACATATATTAAATTAATATGTTTAGTTTTTTGTTTAGCATTGTTAAGCTGCGGTAATGAAGAACTTAAAAAAGGAGAAATTGAAGAACAACTCAGAGATTTACAAGAACTGGGGACTTCTGAGTATGTTTTAAATAAAATAATAATTGCAGAAGATAACCAATGGTATACTATTGGTGATAGAAAAGTTGTCATAACTATGACTGCTTCATTAAAGGCTGGAGTGGATTTTTCTGAAATTAAATTAATAGAAATAGACAATGAATCTAAAATAATAACATTACAGGTTCCTAATTCAAAAATAATTCTATTAGATATAAAACCTGAGGACATTAAATATGATTTTGTCAAAGTTTCTTCAACTCGCTCTGAATTTTCTAACAAAGAATTAAATGATATTCAAATTCTTGGAGAGAAAAATATCCAAGAAAAAATTAAAGAGTTGAATATTTTAAATGACGCAGATAAAAATGCTCAATTATTTTTAAAAAACTGGCTTAATTCAATGGGGTTCAATCAAATAAAATTTATATAAGATGACATTTATTTATAAAAAATTAATAAAAATAGCAGTTTTTTTAGTATTAATCATAGCTGTATATATTGGAATATGTTTTAAATTCCCGAATTTAAATTTTTTAGCAAAAAAACCAATGCAAATAAAAGATACTGCACTTATAGTGCAAGAAACCAAAAAAATTGCTCAATTATTTGCTTGTAAATTTTACTCTGAAATTGCTATTGATTCAACAAAGTATTTATATACTGACAAAATAGACTATAAAAAATCTTTACTTTCTTTTGCAAATCTTTCTAAGAAAGTTTTTGATAAAAAAGCTGATTTGAAAGAATCCATATCATCTTACTCTAGAACTCAATACAAAGATTCTACAGCAGCAAAAATTGTACTTATAGCTTCAGGAAATTGTTATGCAGGGACTGATTTAGATAAAATGAAAATAAAAAGCAGTGTAAAAGATTCTATTATATTAACAATTCCTAATGCACAAATTTTTAATACTGTTGTTAACCCATCAGATTTTACCATTTTTTATGATGATGGTAACTGGTCGAAAGAGGAGGTTGTATCTCTTAAACAAAAAGCTAGAGAAAAAATTAAATCTTTTGCATTGAACAATAAAATTATACAAAAGGCTAATGATAAAACAATAAAATTGTTAACGAGCTTCTTGCAATCTGTTGGATATAAATCAGTACAAATTGAGTTTGAAGATAATTAAAGCATTGGATTTAAAAATAATTTAATAATGAATGAATCTATAGACCCAATTATTTTAGCGTTCGCTTTACTTGCCATATTTATAGCATTTAAAACTGATATTCTTAGAGCTTTTAAAAAAAGAAAAATAGAAAAAACTAAAAATAATTCTAATAAAAAATCAACTGATGGTGATAATTTGTATGATTTCAGTTCTAGTTTTGATTCTGGAGATTCTGGAGATTTTGACTAAAAAAGCAGCTTTAAAAGAAATATAGTAAATTTAAAAGAATATGAATGATAAAATTAAAAACATGATTGATATTGCAGCAGCAGATGATGTTTTAACAATAGAAGAATTAAAATTAATTAAGAAAATTGCTGAAAAGGAAAATGTAGACTGGGATGAGGTGGAATTTTATATGTTACAGGTTGGAGCTTTAAATGAACAACAAAGTGAATATGATATATCTGATGATAATTTAATTAGCATTATTTCTACCTGGATAACTAGGCTAAAACAAGGAGAATTTGAGGGTGTTGCAGAACCCTTTCCCTCAAAAATAAATGATAGCTATCTTAAAAAAGCTGCTGCTGTGGGATTTAAGCTTTTTAATAATGTCAATAATGCTGTTAAGCAAGAAGAAACTAAATTAAACAGGTTCGATAAATTTAAAATGAATGTCGCTAAAAAAGCAATAAATGGTTCAATTAATATAGTTCCAGGAAGTAAGTTAGTTAGAAATGTTGGATCAAATTTAATAAATCAAATTACGCCTCAAGCTAGAATATATTATAGAGAAGATATTAGAGTAGAATTGGATAAATATATTGACATACTTGAACTAAGAGTTAAAACAAAAAAAATAAAGGAATCAACACTAACGTCAATAAAGGAGCAAGTATCAGAAATAGAATAGTAAATGAATTTAAAACATAATGAGCTATGTTAAAAGCAATAAAAAAAAAGCAAACAGAACTAACTGTTTCGTAGGGTATGATTTTAATTTTACTAACATTGGCTTCTATACTAATGTTTTTTTTAGAACATGATGCTCAACCTAAAACATTTAAAAGTGTTTATGACTCTTTATGGTGGGGTATAGACAAATACTTAACAGCTACTGGTGGCGAAGATGTAAACCCAATAACCCCAGCAGAAAAATTTCTAGCAGGATTTATAGGTATTTTAGGTGTTGAAATGTTTGCATTACCAGCAGGTATTATTGCTTCTGGTTTTATTGAAGAGATCGAAAATAATAAATTAAAAAAAGAATTAATACAACTTGAAACAAAATTGATTCATGCATTCTCGATCGAATATTTTGTTCCTGTAATGAATAAAAAAAAGGTACTTAATTTATCTCATTTGTCAAGAAAATGGCTAAGTCTTGAGGATATAAAATATAAAATGGGTATTTCCGAAAGTTCTTTGATGCAGGTGTGTAGTTTTTCAAAAAAATTAAGATTAAAGAATATAAAATTAAATGAAATAAATACTGTGGGCTTGAAGTTTGTTAACACAAACAGGACTTATGGTCAGTGTATTAAGCGAAATTCAAAAATAACAATAGTCAATTTATATCCTTTTATTCAACCTTATTTTGGGCATTTTAGTATGGCAATTTCAGAGATTTTACAAGCTAATTATATTTCTAACAAAATGTATAATCCGGTATCTCTACTTAAAGAAAATCAGTTAAATATGGTTAATAATAATCAATATTTTGAAACATTAAATTTACATCCTGCATTAGCCGAAATTAAAAACGATATTTCCTCATTAAAACAGGATGATGGATTGATTATTTTTATGGTAAATGCTGGGTCAAATGAATATTTAATGCAATTTAATATTGGAGGAGATAAAAGCAGTAATAGTTTTGATAATGGTCTTTATTTTTCCGATAAAGATAAATTAGAAAATTATTATAATAAAGCTAAAAGTGTAACTGATAAATATGAAATGTTAATAGGAAAACATGCAACTGTTGGAAAACCAGATAATAATCATGTCGTAAATTATATTCAATCTATTACTAAAAACAATGTGTTAATGTTACATGTAAACGTTTCTATTCTAAAGAAAGATGCAGTAGAGTATTATCAATACGTATCTGATTTTGCTGATATATTTAAAGATTAATAAAAATATAAAAGACATTTTTTTATAAATAACAACACTGCTTATTATAATGTAATGAACATAAACGCATTGTTTTTTTTCTATTTTATTAGTTTTAGTTCTTGCTTTTCTCAAGCTATTTTAAATACAGAATCTGTTTTAAAAGAAATTGATAGCACCCTCGTTCTTAATTTTAATATAGAAGGGGATGTTAAAATTGGTAATGTTAACCTAATCCAAATTAATAATTCTCTTTTAGTTGGTAAAAAAATAAACAGAAATCTAATCAGAGCCTTTTTTAATTATGAATTTTTATCTGAAAACAAAAACACATTGTCTTCAGATTTTAGTGGGCAAATACGTTATAATTATATAATAAAAAGAAATTCTATTTACACATTTATTCAAGGTCAAAATGCAAAAGCTTTAAATCTTAATAGTAGATTTTTAGTAGGTTTAGGTTATAGACAATCTTTACTAAAAAGAAAAAAATCAATTAGTTACCTTGATATTACTTATGGCTTTTTTTATGAAAAAGAATACTATAAAAGTAATCAAACTATCCCCATTAAAATTGAAAATATCAGATATAATGTAAATATATTTAATCAATTTAAATTAAGTGAAAAATTTAGATTTTTATCTATGACCTATTTCCAGTTAAACTCAGAACAATTAAAAGATTACAGATTCTTTTTTGAATCTAGGTTGTATTATGATTTGAAAAATATTTCTATTTATTTAAAAACTAATATGAGACATCATGCTACACCATATGTAAATGTTTTGAAAACAGACTTAAATAGCCTTGTAGGCATAGAGTTTAAATTATAAAAATGATATTTTTAATTAATTAAGACTATAATTTTATTTGGACATTACTTGTCTAAGTTAGTATTTACCTTTGTGATAAATTATATATCATGGTTCTATACTTTAAAAGTAACTATTTAATTTTTGGTATTATACTTAATTACGTTATTTCTGAATTAAATAAAATTCAGGACTATAATGACATTAAAGATTCAGATGTTAGCCACCATCTAGTTATTTTACTCTGGCCGATACTATTTTGCAGCATCTGCCATTTTTTGATAAAAGAATTATTAAAACAACATTCATAATTTAAAGTTAACTCAAATTAAATAATTAAATTAGAACTTCAATGAGATTACTATCTAAATCACGCTATAAACTAGGGCTGGAATGTCCAAACAAACTTTTTTACACCAGTAAAAAGGAATATGCTAATCAAAAGCAAGAAGACCCTTTTTTACAAGCACTTGCTTCAGGCGGATTTCAAGTAGAGGAATTGGCAAGATTACACTATCCTCATGGTAAACTTATTGAAGATAAAAATTCTGATGACCGCTATGATTATGAGGAAAAAGTAAAACTAACTTCAAAATTGCTAGAACAGGATAATGTTGTGATTTTTGAAGCAGCTTTTATTTTTAATAATCTATTTATAAGAGTAGATATTTTAGAAAAAAAAGGAAACCAAATCAATTTAATTGAAGTAAAAGCCAAATCATTCAGAAAAGATGATGTAAAGTTTAATTCTGATTGGAAATTCTATTTATTCGATGTGGCATACTGCTTATGGGAAAACGCATCAATACTTTCCTATTGTTAAAAAAGAGGAATACAGAAAACAGTTTATGAATACTGCCATAGATCATTATTTTAATAATTCATACAAAAACGTGGTATCCTTTTTTGCTAAAGAAGAAAAAATAAGTGTAGATGAGCTTAAAGAAATTATAGCTTTAATTGAAAAACAAAAATAATATGGAGTTTCTTTTAAAAGCATCTGCATTAACCGCTATTTTCTTTACTATATATAAGTTATTTATAGAGCGTGATACATTTTTTGAATCTAATAGATGGTTTTTACTTTTAGGTCTATTAATAGCGATGGTATTGCCACTAATAATTATTCCTGTGTATATTGAATACCAGATGAATCCAGCGCTTGACTTTATAATTAAAGATAATACTGAAGCCATACAACAAGAACAGCCGTTTAGCATTCTAGATTATATACCTTATATATATGGTATGGGAGGATTATACTTTACGATCCGGTTTATTATTCAATTAACCTCTCTAACTAAGTTTATAATTAAAAACAAAAGGTTTAAAGAAAACGGATTTATTTTTATTGAAACTGACAAAAAGATATCGCCGTTTTCATTTTTTAAATGGATTGTTTACAATCCCACACATTTCAATAAAAACGAATTACAACAAATAATTATACACGAAAAAGTACACGCCAAGGAGTACCATTCTATAGATAATATTATTGCTCATTTAAGTTGTATCATCCTCTGGTTTAATCCCTTTGTATGGCTTTACACCAAAGAATTAAAGGAAAATTTAGAGTTTATAGCAGATAAAAAAGCTATAAAAAATCAAAATTGTAAAAAAGAATACCAATACACATTGCTT contains the following coding sequences:
- a CDS encoding DUF4230 domain-containing protein gives rise to the protein MTFIYKKLIKIAVFLVLIIAVYIGICFKFPNLNFLAKKPMQIKDTALIVQETKKIAQLFACKFYSEIAIDSTKYLYTDKIDYKKSLLSFANLSKKVFDKKADLKESISSYSRTQYKDSTAAKIVLIASGNCYAGTDLDKMKIKSSVKDSIILTIPNAQIFNTVVNPSDFTIFYDDGNWSKEEVVSLKQKAREKIKSFALNNKIIQKANDKTIKLLTSFLQSVGYKSVQIEFEDN
- a CDS encoding DUF4230 domain-containing protein gives rise to the protein MSITVIIKTRKMINTNFIKDIIIKTYIKLICLVFCLALLSCGNEELKKGEIEEQLRDLQELGTSEYVLNKIIIAEDNQWYTIGDRKVVITMTASLKAGVDFSEIKLIEIDNESKIITLQVPNSKIILLDIKPEDIKYDFVKVSSTRSEFSNKELNDIQILGEKNIQEKIKELNILNDADKNAQLFLKNWLNSMGFNQIKFI
- a CDS encoding DUF481 domain-containing protein produces the protein MFFFYFISFSSCFSQAILNTESVLKEIDSTLVLNFNIEGDVKIGNVNLIQINNSLLVGKKINRNLIRAFFNYEFLSENKNTLSSDFSGQIRYNYIIKRNSIYTFIQGQNAKALNLNSRFLVGLGYRQSLLKRKKSISYLDITYGFFYEKEYYKSNQTIPIKIENIRYNVNIFNQFKLSEKFRFLSMTYFQLNSEQLKDYRFFFESRLYYDLKNISIYLKTNMRHHATPYVNVLKTDLNSLVGIEFKL
- a CDS encoding OmpA family protein, whose product is MVTIISPHHSFGGHIIFFFFCNNKEIITEPEIKEFTIKETKQSPITEIITDIKSGINTEGKSLNFHEILFEYNSDKIVEESNTYLNEILKAMQDITALSIQIVGHTSNEGNDEYNEALSLKRAQAVKNYLIKNGINAKRLSVIGKGSKNPITNNNTEEGKKLNRRIEVVILDDGIN
- a CDS encoding LEM-3-like GIY-YIG domain-containing protein codes for the protein MFDNLTISKLGYYVYALINPINNKPFYIGKGKENRVFSHKEEVINCLNNNESLKKEEIKLIIEKGLDIKHIIIRHGLKESESFLIESTLIDFVNFFEKKLTNIVSGHDSDFYGIKTSNEIIRQYNAPKLEKLHHNVIIININKKYAQSKLSNETIYEATKEAWVVSKTKRDIVEYALSEYQGIIIGVYKIKNWYSITTNNNKSNNRWGFNGETALNEISELYINKSIMHVKKQGAANPIRYKL
- a CDS encoding zinc ribbon domain-containing protein, whose product is MYCNNCGNKSNGKINFCPQCGQKLIHQNYSSPKINAVFSSSLLVGGNILTPDKLILDDSGVVYERRNKYLIGVDRSFLSYDNISYVKIDRRLVSSNIIISSRGTDSIIAKDFFISDAKKIEAIIKSKLQR